In Calothrix sp. PCC 7507, one DNA window encodes the following:
- a CDS encoding ribonuclease Z, whose amino-acid sequence MQITFLGTSSGVPTRSRNVSSVALRLPQRAEMWLFDCGEGTQHQLLRSDLKSSQLSRIFITHMHGDHIFGLMGLLASCGLAGNVEKIDIYGPSGLNEYIQAALRYSHTHFSYPVKIHAIRPGVIYEDDEFTVSCGQLHHRIPAFGYRIVERDRAGRFDVEKAKELQIPPGRVYGQLKRGETVTLADGRVIHGDQLCGPTEIGRKIAYCTDTIYCEGAVQLAQDADVLIHEATFAHQDADMAFQRLHSTSTMAAQTALAAQAHGLIMTHFSPRYAPGNVLDLKDLLKEARAIFPKTEMAYDFMIYDVPRRREAVKHSQPDQSDRVVRQNK is encoded by the coding sequence GTGCAGATAACATTTTTAGGGACAAGTTCCGGTGTACCCACAAGATCACGCAATGTTTCCAGTGTTGCCCTGAGATTACCGCAAAGGGCAGAAATGTGGTTATTCGACTGTGGCGAAGGTACTCAGCATCAACTTTTGCGGAGTGATCTCAAAAGTAGCCAACTATCCCGAATTTTTATCACTCACATGCACGGCGACCATATCTTTGGCTTGATGGGACTGTTAGCTAGTTGTGGACTGGCTGGAAATGTAGAAAAAATAGATATTTATGGGCCATCTGGATTAAATGAATATATCCAAGCTGCCTTACGTTATTCCCACACACACTTTTCCTATCCAGTTAAAATTCATGCTATCCGTCCAGGGGTAATTTATGAAGATGATGAATTTACTGTTAGCTGCGGTCAATTGCATCACCGAATTCCGGCTTTTGGCTATCGTATAGTAGAACGAGACCGCGCCGGACGCTTTGACGTGGAAAAAGCCAAAGAATTGCAAATTCCCCCCGGTCGCGTTTATGGTCAACTCAAGCGTGGCGAAACAGTCACCTTGGCAGATGGACGGGTGATTCATGGCGACCAATTGTGTGGCCCCACAGAAATTGGGCGCAAAATCGCCTATTGCACAGACACAATTTATTGCGAGGGTGCGGTGCAATTGGCACAGGATGCAGATGTGTTAATTCACGAAGCCACCTTTGCCCATCAAGATGCAGACATGGCTTTTCAACGCTTGCATTCCACCAGCACAATGGCCGCGCAAACAGCTTTAGCGGCTCAAGCACATGGGTTAATTATGACCCATTTCAGCCCACGCTATGCTCCGGGTAATGTTCTAGATTTGAAAGATTTGCTGAAAGAAGCTCGTGCTATTTTCCCGAAGACAGAGATGGCTTATGATTTCATGATTTACGACGTACCGAGGCGGCGGGAAGCAGTTAAACACTCTCAGCCTGATCAAAGCGATCGCGTAGTTCGTCAAAATAAATGA
- a CDS encoding bile acid:sodium symporter family protein, whose amino-acid sequence MQHPLLLILVKVTIFSLMLAIGCNLSFEKMRSFWRKPALVFRALLAVVVLVPLVVILLLKLLNLPPEVMIGLALLAASPGAPLTTKRSQQAGGSFHYSASLQLTLAIFAVFVTPITLAIFATLFESISQKVAIVDVARQVIMVQLLPVSLGILMQKFAPTFTQQIAKPLTFIANSLFLVMVVLVCILGLPLFSRVGQLPLVAIAIMVIASLGIGHTLGRLDDDMRATLAIFCIARNFGLALFIAILNHVQQMVIPTLVAYVILGAFIGVPYSIWNKHRLAKTSPNVGI is encoded by the coding sequence ATGCAACATCCCTTATTACTGATTCTCGTTAAAGTCACTATTTTTTCTCTGATGTTAGCCATAGGGTGCAACCTCTCTTTTGAAAAGATGCGCTCCTTCTGGCGAAAACCTGCCTTAGTATTCCGTGCGCTTTTAGCGGTTGTTGTGCTAGTGCCGCTGGTGGTTATTCTACTGCTGAAACTGTTGAACTTACCACCGGAAGTAATGATAGGATTGGCCTTGTTGGCAGCTTCTCCAGGTGCGCCTCTGACCACAAAGCGATCGCAACAGGCTGGAGGCAGCTTCCACTACTCAGCGAGTCTTCAGCTAACTCTGGCAATATTTGCGGTTTTTGTTACTCCCATCACTTTGGCGATTTTTGCCACCTTATTTGAGAGTATTTCCCAAAAAGTAGCAATTGTGGACGTTGCCCGACAAGTGATTATGGTGCAGTTATTACCTGTCAGTCTCGGTATTTTGATGCAAAAGTTCGCGCCTACATTTACCCAACAGATTGCTAAACCCTTGACTTTTATTGCTAACAGTCTCTTTTTAGTAATGGTTGTTTTAGTGTGCATCTTAGGGCTGCCACTGTTTTCCAGAGTTGGGCAATTACCACTCGTAGCGATCGCAATTATGGTGATTGCCTCTCTAGGAATTGGACACACCTTAGGCAGACTCGATGATGATATGCGAGCTACCTTGGCGATTTTCTGTATTGCTCGTAATTTTGGTTTAGCTTTGTTTATCGCTATTTTGAATCATGTACAGCAGATGGTGATTCCGACACTGGTGGCTTATGTAATTTTGGGAGCTTTTATAGGTGTTCCCTACTCAATCTGGAATAAACATAGATTAGCCAAAACTAGCCCAAATGTTGGTATTTGA
- the aqpZ gene encoding aquaporin Z, protein MSLTKRCIAEFIGTFWLVFGGCGSAVLAAAFTADNVRIGSNTAFPLGIGLVGVSLAFGLTLLTILYAVGTISGGHFNPAVSVGLWAARRFPSSELFVYIGSQVFGAIASAGVLALIASGKPGFNLVQSGFAANGYGEHSPGKYSLLACLIAELLLTFFFLIIILGATERTAPQGLAPVAIGLALTLIHLISIPVTNTSVNPARSLGPAIFVGGWALQQLWLFWLAPIVGGALAGVFYSQVLEARNPAERELSEVA, encoded by the coding sequence ATGTCACTAACGAAGCGTTGTATAGCTGAGTTCATCGGAACTTTTTGGCTAGTTTTTGGTGGTTGCGGCAGTGCGGTGCTGGCGGCGGCGTTTACAGCAGATAACGTTAGGATTGGCTCAAATACAGCATTTCCCCTAGGTATTGGTTTAGTGGGAGTTTCTCTGGCTTTTGGTCTGACGCTACTGACTATACTTTATGCTGTTGGGACAATTTCTGGTGGTCACTTTAATCCGGCAGTTTCTGTTGGTCTTTGGGCTGCAAGGCGGTTTCCCAGTTCTGAGCTATTTGTCTATATTGGTTCTCAGGTATTTGGTGCGATCGCATCTGCTGGAGTTTTAGCTTTAATTGCTAGCGGAAAACCAGGGTTTAACCTTGTTCAAAGCGGTTTTGCTGCTAATGGCTATGGTGAACATTCTCCAGGAAAATATTCGCTGTTGGCTTGTTTGATCGCTGAGTTGCTACTCACTTTCTTTTTCTTAATTATTATTCTGGGTGCGACTGAACGCACTGCTCCTCAGGGTTTAGCTCCTGTCGCTATTGGTCTGGCTTTAACACTAATTCATTTAATTAGTATCCCCGTAACCAACACATCCGTAAATCCTGCTCGTAGCTTAGGCCCGGCAATTTTCGTTGGTGGTTGGGCACTACAACAGTTGTGGCTATTTTGGTTAGCACCAATCGTGGGGGGAGCATTGGCGGGAGTTTTCTATTCTCAGGTTTTGGAAGCCCGAAACCCGGCGGAAAGGGAACTCTCTGAGGTGGCTTAA
- a CDS encoding phosphoribulokinase, giving the protein MSRPIILGIVGDSAAGKTTLTRGIAQVLGPENVTLICTDDYHRYDRQQRAEIGITALHPDCNYLDIMQQHLSLLRTGQSILKPVYSHKTGTFEPPQYIKPSKFVIIEGLLGYSTRAARDAYDVKVYLAPPESLRASWKVKRDTLKRGYTPEQVLAELEKREPDSEQFIRPQRQWSDIVISFYPPQEELNETNGHLNVRLVLRPTIPHPDFTSIIKFGNGDSQSAIRLGLDRDMSKPVDVLEVDGHATLEQVNKLEHIICSDMPHLRSICDRESNPELGKIAGTTGETIQSYPLALTQLIITYHMLKATQTYQ; this is encoded by the coding sequence ATGAGCCGTCCAATAATTCTTGGTATTGTCGGTGATAGCGCCGCAGGTAAAACAACACTGACTAGAGGGATAGCTCAGGTACTCGGGCCAGAAAATGTCACACTCATTTGTACGGACGATTACCACCGTTACGATCGCCAACAACGGGCGGAAATCGGTATTACTGCCCTCCATCCAGATTGTAACTATCTAGATATTATGCAGCAGCACCTATCGCTGCTACGCACGGGACAGTCAATTCTCAAACCAGTCTATAGCCACAAAACTGGTACATTTGAGCCACCGCAATACATTAAACCCAGTAAATTCGTGATTATTGAGGGATTACTCGGTTATTCTACCCGTGCTGCTCGTGATGCCTACGATGTAAAAGTTTACCTAGCGCCGCCCGAATCACTACGCGCCAGTTGGAAAGTTAAGCGAGACACTTTAAAGCGGGGTTACACTCCTGAGCAAGTACTGGCAGAACTAGAAAAGCGCGAACCAGATTCTGAGCAGTTTATCCGCCCCCAAAGGCAATGGTCAGATATAGTCATCAGTTTTTATCCACCCCAGGAGGAACTGAATGAAACCAATGGACACCTAAATGTGCGTCTGGTATTACGTCCTACAATTCCCCATCCAGATTTTACCTCGATTATCAAATTTGGTAACGGTGATTCGCAGTCAGCCATTCGCCTAGGACTAGATAGGGATATGAGTAAGCCCGTAGATGTCTTAGAGGTTGATGGTCATGCAACCTTAGAACAAGTGAACAAGCTAGAGCATATTATTTGTTCCGATATGCCCCACTTAAGGAGTATATGCGATCGCGAAAGTAATCCGGAACTCGGTAAAATCGCCGGGACAACCGGAGAAACAATCCAAAGTTACCCTCTGGCTCTGACTCAATTGATTATTACTTATCACATGCTAAAGGCAACGCAAACATACCAGTAA
- a CDS encoding class I SAM-dependent methyltransferase, with protein MTNQTLGLEQQLYEYLLSVSLREPEILTQLRQETAQHPMARMQIAPEQGHFLALLVQLLGAKKTLELGVFTGYSALVVALALPSAGKVVACDVSEEFTTIARRYWQQAGVADKIDLHIAPALETLDKLLQAGEADSFDFVFIDADKSNYENYYERSLQLIRPGGLIAIDNVLWSGRVADPQIKDNRTKKIRAFNQKLHQDQRVTLSLIPIADGLTLVRKS; from the coding sequence ATGACAAACCAAACACTGGGACTTGAACAACAGCTATATGAATATTTACTATCTGTGTCTTTGCGGGAACCAGAAATTCTAACTCAATTGCGACAAGAAACAGCCCAGCATCCTATGGCTAGGATGCAAATTGCACCTGAACAAGGGCATTTTTTAGCGTTGTTGGTGCAGTTGCTAGGAGCGAAAAAAACTTTAGAATTAGGTGTATTTACAGGCTACAGTGCGCTGGTGGTGGCTTTGGCGTTACCAAGTGCAGGTAAAGTGGTAGCTTGTGATGTCAGTGAAGAGTTTACTACGATCGCTCGGCGTTATTGGCAACAAGCAGGGGTGGCAGATAAAATTGATCTGCACATCGCCCCAGCACTAGAAACTTTAGATAAATTGCTGCAGGCAGGTGAAGCTGATAGCTTTGATTTTGTGTTCATCGATGCGGATAAGAGCAACTATGAAAACTATTATGAGCGATCGCTACAACTAATTCGTCCGGGGGGACTGATAGCGATCGATAATGTTCTCTGGTCAGGCAGAGTCGCAGATCCCCAAATCAAAGACAATAGAACTAAAAAAATTCGTGCCTTTAATCAGAAACTGCACCAAGACCAACGAGTCACCCTCAGTTTAATCCCGATTGCCGATGGTTTAACCCTGGTACGGAAAAGTTGA
- a CDS encoding M56 family metallopeptidase, with the protein MHLMMILAALVIALGLRVSWVDSQGSWNRRWQRSLFLFLFPPLLLFMTAIAVLCMGTQGKMGGMSTGWVSYILALIYLAFCAIICIKLAMQGWQSVKSARNCPLVNFGSKEIRLLDTGALFAGQIGFWQPELVVSQGLLQTLSADHVESVLAHEQGHHYYRDTFWFFWLGWVRSCTAWLPNTDSLWEELLVLRELRADGYAASQIDPLLLAESLLLVVSTTPTVLSEICCAALGSPGVGDRLEQRIEALLTPPEPTPETQLPSWNHFLLAFLPLVAVIFHT; encoded by the coding sequence ATGCATCTGATGATGATTTTGGCTGCTTTGGTAATTGCCTTGGGGTTGCGAGTCTCCTGGGTTGACTCCCAAGGTAGTTGGAATCGGCGATGGCAGCGATCGCTATTTTTATTTCTTTTCCCACCTCTGCTGCTCTTCATGACAGCGATCGCTGTACTCTGCATGGGCACCCAAGGCAAAATGGGCGGCATGTCTACAGGTTGGGTCAGCTATATATTGGCATTAATATATCTTGCTTTTTGTGCCATTATCTGCATTAAGCTGGCTATGCAGGGATGGCAGTCTGTGAAATCCGCCCGCAATTGTCCCCTGGTTAACTTTGGCAGCAAAGAAATCAGATTACTTGACACAGGGGCACTCTTTGCCGGACAAATAGGCTTTTGGCAACCCGAACTAGTGGTGAGTCAGGGATTATTGCAAACCCTCTCAGCAGACCATGTAGAAAGCGTCTTGGCACACGAGCAAGGACATCACTATTATCGAGACACATTTTGGTTTTTTTGGCTCGGTTGGGTGCGTTCCTGCACTGCCTGGTTGCCAAACACAGACTCGTTATGGGAAGAACTGTTAGTCTTGCGCGAACTACGTGCTGATGGTTATGCAGCATCACAGATAGACCCCTTGCTACTAGCAGAATCACTCCTGTTAGTAGTCAGCACTACCCCCACCGTATTATCGGAAATTTGCTGTGCGGCATTAGGTTCGCCAGGAGTAGGCGATCGCCTAGAGCAGAGAATAGAAGCGCTTCTAACACCACCAGAACCAACCCCAGAAACTCAATTGCCGTCTTGGAATCACTTCCTGTTAGCATTCCTCCCCCTAGTAGCTGTCATATTTCATACTTAA